In the genome of Amphiura filiformis chromosome 4, Afil_fr2py, whole genome shotgun sequence, one region contains:
- the LOC140150516 gene encoding YTH domain-containing family protein 3-like isoform X1, which yields MSAGVEQKPKTQRSQVQNGPVNTKDTVTDEEFDRYMQTTNQASQQGYNSGPNMAAPDSYMASYYPYSFQYTMPGSETTWSTAGDNFNFNNYQYDSSTYAADYYNQPGTTPPYLNQSFNFFPGNADFVTGSWGNSSAPQGQGQAQQGTSRNQAQGTSYYDYSRGYPGAQTAAAGQRGGYQGINGLEHDGKAHGMKAVEQGMSGLSIGTAGDKQTAGAGALARDSSGRPDQDSAKPVLQAPTTNITQPASSAPPAASTAAPKPQSWAAIASKPAKPQPKVKAKTGTHAPVPTQLPPMKQTMTIGTWNGGDKNAKNQAGGGQQGQAQVSPGGQQQQQQQSGSMQGQRGGNQGQGGQGGGQQQGQGQSQRPQAHVQPQRWSNPSNQHGRGDAGNTSYASRTNASNSSTAGLTPISAPSGQNTATPAPPNPVLEKLRSANEYNPGSFALDIKNSRMFIIKSYSEDDIHRSIKYGIWCSTEHGNKRLDQAFRERKGKGPIYLLYSVNGSGHFCGVAQMISMVDYNVNTGVWAQDKWKGRFDVKWVYVKDVPNSQLRHIRLENNDNKPVTNSRDTQEVPLEKAKQVVKIIHQYRHTTSIFDDFGHYEKRQEEENTQRKPTNNRRGGGPPRN from the coding sequence CAGGGCTATAATTCCGGACCTAACATGGCAGCACCGGACTCTTACATGGCCAGTTACTATCCGTACTCGTTCCAATATACCATGCCGGGAAGTGAAACGACTTGGTCTACTGCCGGGGAtaatttcaatttcaacaattACCAATATGACTCCTCCACCTATGCAGCGGACTACTACAATCAGCCAGGAACAACGCCGCCTTATCTCAACCAGTCCTTTAATTTTTTCCCAGGAAATGCGGACTTTGTTACTGGATCGTGGGGTAACAGCTCGGCCCCTCAGGGGCAGGGCCAGGCCCAGCAGGGCACCTCGCGTAACCAGGCGCAAGGGACATCGTATTATGATTATTCACGCGGGTATCCAGGTGCGCAGACGGCGGCAGCAGGACAGCGTGGTGGTTATCAAGGAATTAATGGACTTGAACATGACGGAAAAGCGCATGGAATGAAAGCGGTCGAACAGGGCATGTCGGGATTGAGTATTGGCACTGCGGGTGATAAACAAACTGCTGGTGCCGGAGCTTTGGCTCGGGACTCTTCCGGCAGACCAGATCAAGACTCTGCGAAGCCGGTGTTGCAGGCGCCGACGACTAACATTACTCAGCCTGCCTCAAGCGCCCCGCCAGCTGCTAGCACGGCTGCGCCTAAGCCGCAGTCTTGGGCAGCTATCGCTAGTAAACCGGCAAAACCGCAGCCAAAAGTGAAAGCAAAGACTGGAACCCATGCACCTGTACCGACTCAATTACCACCCATGAAACAAACCATGACAATTGGAACCTGGAATGGCGGGGATAAGAACGCTAAGAATCAGGCTGGTGGTGGCCAACAAGGGCAGGCTCAGGTCTCCCCTGGTggccaacagcagcagcagcagcaaagtggGTCCATGCAAGGACAGCGTGGGGGTAATCAGGGACAAGGTGGTCAAGGTGGGGGTCAGCAGCAAGGGCAAGGACAGTCGCAGAGACCACAGGCGCACGTCCAGCCTCAGCGCTGGAGTAATCCTTCCAACCAGCATGGCCGCGGCGATGCTGGCAACACCAGTTATGCCTCCCGTACCAATGCCTCCAATAGCAGCACTGCCGGACTCACGCCTATCTCTGCCCCGTCAGGACAGAATACTGCCACCCCTGCGCCCCCGAATCCAGTGCTAGAAAAACTACGATCCGCCAATGAGTACAATCCTGGTTCGTTTGCATTGGACATTAAGAACTCGCGAATGTTTATCATCAAGAGCTACTCGGAGGACGACATCCATCGCTCCATCAAGTACGGCATCTGGTGCAGCACGGAGCACGGCAACAAGCGTCTGGACCAGGCCTTTCGGGAACGTAAAGGCAAAGGGCCGATCTATCTGTTGTACAGTGTGAACGGTAGTGGTCACTTCTGCGGTGTTGCGCAGATGATCTCAATGGTGGACTACAATGTGAACACCGGGGTGTGGGCGCAGGACAAGTGGAAGGGCCGATTCGACGTCAAGTGGGTGTACGTCAAAGACGTACCCAACAGTCAATTGCGCCACATCCGGTTGGAGAACAACGACAATAAGCCAGTGACGAACTCGAGGGATACCCAGGAGGTCCCACTGGAGAAGGCAAAGCAGGTGGTGAAAATTATTCACCAGTATCGTCACACCACTTCCATCTTTGATGATTTTGGTCACTACGAGAAACGGCAAGAGGAGGAGAACACCCAGCGTAAG
- the LOC140150516 gene encoding YTH domain-containing family protein 2-like isoform X2 has protein sequence MSAGVEQKPKTQRSQVQNGPVNTKDTVTDEEFDRYMQTTNQASQGYNSGPNMAAPDSYMASYYPYSFQYTMPGSETTWSTAGDNFNFNNYQYDSSTYAADYYNQPGTTPPYLNQSFNFFPGNADFVTGSWGNSSAPQGQGQAQQGTSRNQAQGTSYYDYSRGYPGAQTAAAGQRGGYQGINGLEHDGKAHGMKAVEQGMSGLSIGTAGDKQTAGAGALARDSSGRPDQDSAKPVLQAPTTNITQPASSAPPAASTAAPKPQSWAAIASKPAKPQPKVKAKTGTHAPVPTQLPPMKQTMTIGTWNGGDKNAKNQAGGGQQGQAQVSPGGQQQQQQQSGSMQGQRGGNQGQGGQGGGQQQGQGQSQRPQAHVQPQRWSNPSNQHGRGDAGNTSYASRTNASNSSTAGLTPISAPSGQNTATPAPPNPVLEKLRSANEYNPGSFALDIKNSRMFIIKSYSEDDIHRSIKYGIWCSTEHGNKRLDQAFRERKGKGPIYLLYSVNGSGHFCGVAQMISMVDYNVNTGVWAQDKWKGRFDVKWVYVKDVPNSQLRHIRLENNDNKPVTNSRDTQEVPLEKAKQVVKIIHQYRHTTSIFDDFGHYEKRQEEENTQRKPTNNRRGGGPPRN, from the coding sequence GGCTATAATTCCGGACCTAACATGGCAGCACCGGACTCTTACATGGCCAGTTACTATCCGTACTCGTTCCAATATACCATGCCGGGAAGTGAAACGACTTGGTCTACTGCCGGGGAtaatttcaatttcaacaattACCAATATGACTCCTCCACCTATGCAGCGGACTACTACAATCAGCCAGGAACAACGCCGCCTTATCTCAACCAGTCCTTTAATTTTTTCCCAGGAAATGCGGACTTTGTTACTGGATCGTGGGGTAACAGCTCGGCCCCTCAGGGGCAGGGCCAGGCCCAGCAGGGCACCTCGCGTAACCAGGCGCAAGGGACATCGTATTATGATTATTCACGCGGGTATCCAGGTGCGCAGACGGCGGCAGCAGGACAGCGTGGTGGTTATCAAGGAATTAATGGACTTGAACATGACGGAAAAGCGCATGGAATGAAAGCGGTCGAACAGGGCATGTCGGGATTGAGTATTGGCACTGCGGGTGATAAACAAACTGCTGGTGCCGGAGCTTTGGCTCGGGACTCTTCCGGCAGACCAGATCAAGACTCTGCGAAGCCGGTGTTGCAGGCGCCGACGACTAACATTACTCAGCCTGCCTCAAGCGCCCCGCCAGCTGCTAGCACGGCTGCGCCTAAGCCGCAGTCTTGGGCAGCTATCGCTAGTAAACCGGCAAAACCGCAGCCAAAAGTGAAAGCAAAGACTGGAACCCATGCACCTGTACCGACTCAATTACCACCCATGAAACAAACCATGACAATTGGAACCTGGAATGGCGGGGATAAGAACGCTAAGAATCAGGCTGGTGGTGGCCAACAAGGGCAGGCTCAGGTCTCCCCTGGTggccaacagcagcagcagcagcaaagtggGTCCATGCAAGGACAGCGTGGGGGTAATCAGGGACAAGGTGGTCAAGGTGGGGGTCAGCAGCAAGGGCAAGGACAGTCGCAGAGACCACAGGCGCACGTCCAGCCTCAGCGCTGGAGTAATCCTTCCAACCAGCATGGCCGCGGCGATGCTGGCAACACCAGTTATGCCTCCCGTACCAATGCCTCCAATAGCAGCACTGCCGGACTCACGCCTATCTCTGCCCCGTCAGGACAGAATACTGCCACCCCTGCGCCCCCGAATCCAGTGCTAGAAAAACTACGATCCGCCAATGAGTACAATCCTGGTTCGTTTGCATTGGACATTAAGAACTCGCGAATGTTTATCATCAAGAGCTACTCGGAGGACGACATCCATCGCTCCATCAAGTACGGCATCTGGTGCAGCACGGAGCACGGCAACAAGCGTCTGGACCAGGCCTTTCGGGAACGTAAAGGCAAAGGGCCGATCTATCTGTTGTACAGTGTGAACGGTAGTGGTCACTTCTGCGGTGTTGCGCAGATGATCTCAATGGTGGACTACAATGTGAACACCGGGGTGTGGGCGCAGGACAAGTGGAAGGGCCGATTCGACGTCAAGTGGGTGTACGTCAAAGACGTACCCAACAGTCAATTGCGCCACATCCGGTTGGAGAACAACGACAATAAGCCAGTGACGAACTCGAGGGATACCCAGGAGGTCCCACTGGAGAAGGCAAAGCAGGTGGTGAAAATTATTCACCAGTATCGTCACACCACTTCCATCTTTGATGATTTTGGTCACTACGAGAAACGGCAAGAGGAGGAGAACACCCAGCGTAAG